Genomic DNA from Solanum dulcamara chromosome 4, daSolDulc1.2, whole genome shotgun sequence:
acctccaaaaacccatttgaaatcttgattttagaATGTAAAATTTATGGAAAATGATAAGGAGTAGTTAAAAGGACTTTACCCAAACAAGATTCTCCAAGAAATAGTTTAAAAAATCCTTCTCCCAAACTCCCAAACGAGTATCAATTGTGGAATGTGAAGAAATTGGGTCTTTTCCAGAAATAACACTATTGAGGCGAAATTTGTTCTCCGTGGTAGCGTACCACTTACCTTCGTGAATGCGGATCACGCTGGAAATGCTCTCCGTGAAAGCGGGCCCATGGCCACGAACATCGAACATAAAGGTTACTTCTCCATGAACGCGGGCTAGTAGCCGCGAACGCGGAGCACAAGACAAGGGATCCTCCGTGACCACGAGCCTGGCCACCGCGATCACGGAGAAGGGAGGGACCTGCACCAGAACCAGCAGCAGTCCCAAATTTTCAATTCTCCGATCGGACCCTCGGGATTTGTTCGGggtccaataaaaataaatgggaTATGCTATTacactaaattcaatattttggacTCATTGAAATCGTcgaatttctaaaaaaaagatCGTTATGACGAAATTACCCTCCCGGATCCCTTTtaagcctaaaactcaactcttaCCCTAAATTTTCAAAACGAAAACTAAGATCCTGGGCTCTAAGTCAACactcaactagaccaaacttgacgtTTCAAACGCAATGGAACTTACGGAATTTCCATCCGATGCTCGGATCTCAAtatgttgaccgaagtcaattatctcaaaaaaatcCCACTCAAGGCGTCAAATCACTAAAATCACACCCGATCGCCTCGGAAACCATGCCAACCATCCCCACAAAACAAACAAAGTATGAAAACGCTaagggaaagaaaaaaatggtcatttcacacgaaaaagtaatttctcaagaattgagACATTATAAAAAGGCTCATGGGTTTTAACTTAtctaaaataaactcatattaatatatatatttacagtTTAGTCCCAAATATATAATACTTTATTAGATAAAAATGGACTTCTTTAAATGACAACATatctatatataaatatattaatatgtgagtgcataaaatagaaattaattacATGTAGAGTTGAGGTCAGacttactttaaaatatttacttaCACTTCAAGGGgtattttttgaattaattttcagcatatttTGTATGCGATACATATTTGAGATTGTTatttataattcatgtaaaCAGTATGATTCTGAATTGCTTTCGTTACATGGTATTATCCAACAATATGAGACAGAGGAAGTACGTAAGACCAAAGTTCTCTCATTATGAATAAAAACTAcctataaatataattattaatggtattgttatttataatgattaataatattatttgtgAAACACCTTTTATATTTGGGTTATCGAACTTAAAATTGAATGTGATGTTTTTATTTAGATTGGATTTTCTACTTTATTTTTTCGTATGTATTTTTCTTATACGTtgactttaattattttttttggtattataagaatcatttttttttcatatcaatcatttttttcaaaatataaaaaaatgaagagagatatttgACTTTGTCAAGCACATACAAGTATAGGTTGTTTGATATGCATGATAAAATGGATATTTTGTTATTAAGTCCGAgtgaaatttatattatatttaactGATAATAAAACAATAACATACTCAGTGAAATTTCATAAGTGAGGTTTTGGATGATAagatgtacgcaaaccttaccactacctcatggagatagagatgttgttttcgaaagaccctcggctcaaaattGTTAGCTCCAAATAAGAGAACaaaaccaatatatatatatatatatatatatatatatcataatgacaaaaacaaacaaaaaataatgcaaattttacaagacaagaacaatagcAATTGCAACAAGCTGAGATACTCcaaaggcaataacaacacaactacaatgacacgcctagacctacgaccaatCCTAGACTGTTACCATGCAAGACATtattctatccctactagccttctactcCTCCTAACCTTTTACACTAATCCGCGACCTCCAATCCTTTctatctaagatcatgtcctcggtgatatggagtagtGCCATATCCTGCCTAATCACATCTTTTCAATACTTTTTAAactgataatatttttttattttgatatttcaccttattctattcaatttgagtttattttattctATCTTCCGATTAAAATATGTTAATTGAAAAACTATAATTCTAAGACTATATTTCAGAATAATATAATCCGTATACCAAAACGACTTTATTTGGGAGATGGATTAGTTGACCTCCCAAATAGATGTTGACTTACGAGCGTCAGTAAGAGTTTCGGGGTAAAAGTTGTTCAATTGCTGGGCCATAATTCAGCAGAGCAACAAGCAAATCTTGTGGACTCTTCAAggatataatattattttcctcctcattcttatccatccaaaaattaattagtaagtaattaattaagagatataatatttattatgaACTCATCCTCGAGGTTCAATGTCTTGATTGATAAGTCAATTATACATGGCTAATATATAATTCTAACATTAATAGCTGCATATTTGgaacaattttttcttttcaattttaatatCTATTAAATCATCACAAAAAAATATGGTGTAGTGAATATGACTATTAATTAGAAgttttaaatttgaactttgaatataaaaaaaattcttaatatGAAGCACTTTTCTAGAATGAGCCTTGCatcaaagaacaaaaaaaatgtaTCTATATAGCCATCCCACTAACAGCAAGATggaaaattttattaatatgcACTTGTTCCTGTATCTCTATTCTCTTCTTCTATTCTTTCTTTACTAACATTTGATTTTAGATTTGGCACAATAAGAGGTGGCTGCTCAGACCTCAGTATAACATTTTTAATTGAACAGACATAAGCATGTCACTatttccatttttaattatgcTGTAaagtcaaattttgaaaaaagaaaaaacacaaTGTAATGATATAAACTTCAGTATCAAAATTAGACTTTGCGTCATATTAGCTGTAACTTTTTTTAACTCTTTTCTAGGATCTGATGACTTAAatttataactttaaaattgaAAGTAAAAGATGATTACCCTCCAAAAAACTCATATTAGTTGTAACTAGAAAAgaattattaagaaaaaaatggttaaaaagttatttataagaaaattatcaCATCAATATTTGACAtttgaataatataaaaatgatttgaaattctaaattatgaaaatagtataaaataataatataagtgAAATTATTTTGAGCTTATTTCGACatttcaaaatgaaaaaaataatcatataaattaataaCGAAACAGTGATTTATAGACTACGATACAAATAtccttcaaaataaaaaattattgacaTAATTCAAAAGTTATTTTCCTCATCATAAAGctcataagataacataatgaaaaaagaaggtaaagaataactttcaatttcaattaagaATAAAAGCATGGTTTATTAATCACGATTAATGAAACTTTCCCCTAATGCTTGTACGTATAATGTCAACGTGAGGACAAATTAATAGTCATTGTAAGTATGATAGAATAAAATAAGAGAAGTGAGGTAATAAGAAACATCATTGTCATATCCCCTAAACTTCACTTCATCACCgcatattaatataaaaaagtaCTCCACCGTTTGTCCTTAATCTTCaagaagtaaaaataaatatataaatatttaccCCTAACTTAATGATCCAAGGACCCTTATCTCTAAGTAGCGTTTCAGATAAATAAGTGAATCTTTGATTTAATTTAATCAGAAAAATTATCTCATTAATCATGAattctttaaaatcatataaatagatcatttatttcttaaatcaCCTATATGAGATTGTTTACATCTAATCCACATAAATAATAGACATTATCGTTATAATCCCACTCATGACTCAACCACCTATTCCATCTTAAACATAATTCTAGATTTTCATCGTCAAttttgcctttttctttttcttggagATGGTTTCAACATCAGTAAATAGGGGTGTATATGGTACCGTGTTATTAAAAATTACggtttgataattttttattttaaaaaaatattttattattattataccaTATTAGTTTGGTATGATTCAATTTTAATATGTTGCGGTATAATAAAAGTACGATAATCATAATTTGTTCAACTTAGACTTACATATACTCATATAATAGAGAATTATGATATCGACTTTTAAAGAAACGTCTCAATTACATCATACAAGTACATTACACAtgtataaatattcaaaaaaaataatataagaaattCACTTCGTTGATCAACTAAATAATATTTCAATTAagatagaattttaattaaaattttaacgTCTAAGTAATTAGTTTAATACTAattctattttatatatttgttagTAGTGAAATATTAGTTTTCATAACAGGAAAATTATGAACAAAACGTTAATGATTGATGATTGCTAGCTTATTAATTTGTTTTGAGGGGCAAAATTGagggaaataaaataaaagttatagttGGTTTATTGACAGGAAAGAGTTACGCAAAGGGCAAAATTGCCATTTGAGTTCACCGCAAAGCTAAAGTCCGTTTTGGCGTTTACCGTCTCCTTGAAGCCCATTTTCCGAAAGCATGTGTATATTGTCTGtcataaaataactttaaattgaCAGGGTTTATAAATCAATTCAAACTTCCTTTGTATCTCGTATACGTATGTATTTATGTATCGTGTATTATATAAATGTACAATAATTGTATTCAATTTCACCTAAGAACCTAATTTTGATTTATATGGAATTCAGGCTTAGTGCGAATTAGGATTTAGGTGTCGTACAGTGTATAGCCTTATATTTCTTTCTTCAATTCGAAACAGAAATTCACAGCTTGAATTGAGGATCACCATTAATTGACAGCTGAATGGCTGCGACCACCATTGCCACAGCGGCGGGGGCGGTGGTCTTGTTGTACTATGTCTTGAGTCGCCGATTAACGGCCAAAGACGGAGAGGAGGAAGAAACTGGTGATTACTCCAAAGCACCAAGTAGATCTATCAAACGGAGACTATCACGAAGGCCAGCTCAAGCTCCGGCCACCTGGCTGGAAACCATTTCCACTTTGTCTGAAACTCTCCGCTTTACCTATTCTGAAACACTTGGTAAATGGCCTATTGGTGACTTGGCTTTTGGGATCAATTACCTTATTCGAAGTCAGGTAACAAATCTTTTATACATCAAACCTTTTATTTCATACTTTTCTGGCTGGAATGATGTTCAATTATGTACCAAATTGTTATAGAGATTTATATAAGCTGACCCCGAACTGGTTCGGATTGAAAATGTACTCTATTTGATTGCTTATTTAATTGTTGAGCTCCTAAAGTCCGAGTCTTTTTGTGCAATCATTTACCACTATCagaatagaaaaatattttatttaccaCTACTCCAATGATATATGCATGGATAGTTCCGATTGGATATAGATGATTCAGTTACTCCATCTCAACTAGTTTGGCAGTAAGACATAGTTGAtcacttgattgattgatattaAGCTTTGAGTTTCTAAAGTTGGAATCTTTTGTATTATGAAATGTTCTTACAGCTTGGTGAATGGAAGTCAATGTGATGTATCCCGATGTGAATGGATGGACTGATATCTGATATAATTATGCATTGTCTGAATAACTTTGTGTTGTAGTCTTTTGccttttcttttcctaataGACCAAGATAAAATCACTATGGCGAACTTCCTTCCATCAGTGACTTTGTGTTCAAATTAGCTACAGGAACTGCTTGAATAAGTAAAACTGAGCGAAAATATAGTATTCTTTGTTGCTGGCAGTTCATTCTTCTATTGATCCTGCTACTTGGAAAGTAGACTGGTTTCTGTATGTTTAGTACATAACTGTTTGAGCTTGTATATGACAGTTAGTCCATCGTAGGTCGGTATCTCATGAAATCAAGCAAATCATTGTCGCAAATTTCACATTATACTCTGACATTCTTAATTTATACGGGTGAATATGTCATTAGGGAAGGTGTCTGATAGCCAAGATAATCCTAACTGCTTCATTTTGGTAGATGTTCTGTCTATCGTTACTTTTCTTTCGTTACGTGGTTTTGCCGCTGCCTTATATTCCTGCATCATCCTGTTCATTGAGGAAATTCTAGATGCTGCACCTCTTAGTTTCTTGAAATTCAGGCCCAAGACTCTTGGTGCTATTCACTTGTCAAGTGAGGCATTGTGGTTTATAAATGAATTATCTCAATACAAATTCATGAATACAATGGCTCCGGGATGTTCTGTATCCGTGTTTTGTAATGCTTGAATTTTTCCTGGATTTCATTTGTATTTATGATCTTGAAGGGAAATGCACCAGTTGCAAGTATATATGCTGGGGAAAGCTGTGTGCAACTAAAGGGTGATGAGATTATAGCTCAGTTGTATCATTACTTAAGATTGGTGACCCTTTGTATGCTTTTCTCAAAGAAGCCATTTCCTGTATTCTTGGAATCTGCTGGCTACTCTCAAGAAGACGTCCTCCTTCAGAAACCTAAAGCAGGAGTATGTTAATTGTACCACTACTCTGTTATTTGGATTTATTTCACAAATCCATAATAGCGTTTTGATTGTCGTGAACTAAGATGTTCAAAATTTTTGTTTGCAGCTCCTTAAGCCCGCCTTTACAATTATTAAAGACAGAAATTTAAATTGTTTCCTTCTTCTAATTCGGGGCACTCATAGCATCAAAGATACTTTGACTGCAGCAACAGGCGCTGTTGTACCTTTCCACCATTCAGTTTTAGATGATGGTGGGATTAGCAATCTTGTTTTGGGATACGCACATTGTGGGATGGTTGCTGCTGCTCGGTGGATTGCCAAGCTTAGTATGCCCTTCTTGGTAAAGGTTCTGGAGGAAAATCCTGAGTATGAGATAAAGGTAAAATATAGAATTCTTCGTTGCTTCTTGTTGATTCGTCCTTTCTTCTTCTCTGTTGCATTGGAGATTGGAAGGTGTTTTGATGCGTTTTTATGTTCACTAACTTGTATAGACTAAAAGCTGTCACAAACATGTGAAAATTGGAAGATTCAACAAGAAATGATTGTTGATCAACTTTCTTATTACTGTCAATGTGATGATTGTCATTTTTGCGCCATGGGATTTGCTTTCATTTGGTTATTTCTGATACCATGTTACGTTATTTATCTGTACTGTGGCTTGCATCTCCTTCCTCTTGTTCATAGGGTTGATCATAAATTTTGTGGTACCAGTTTCTGTTGTCCTCTAAAGAGCAAGTCAGAGAGTCGCCTTGTAAATTTCTTCTATTCTTTGATGTACATTAATCTCATAATCATGTGTTTCTTTAGTTCTTGTTgcatttcatatatttttgGAGCTAAGATGCAGATGGCTTGTAAAAGTAAGCATTatcttatcaaaaaaaaaaaaagtaatcatTACCTTTGGTGTTGCTGTGTAAATTTTTAGAAACATTCCTGTAAATATCAATATAATGGCAAGTCTTGAGTGGATATTTAATGTTAACATACTTTCAAAAGTCAGGTTATTTAATTGATTTGCTGCAGATGTAGATATTTTTCCCATTTTTTGTTTGTGCTTGATATCAAAGTCGTAATGCTATTTTTCAACTTCAGATTGTTGGGCATTCACTTGGTGGCGGTACTTCTGCACTTCTGACCTATATCCTTCGAGAGCAAAAAGAACTTTCCTCTAGCAGCTGTGTCACTTTTGCACCAGGTGTGTTTCTTTCCGTTGCAGTTGCAAATCTCTGTTTGAAAGTCGGGAGGTTACTTTCCCTCTTATTATGATTTCTAAGTTGGTATATCAGTACTAACCTGTTAAATGAGAATTGTAGGTGACGAGGAGGAAAGTAGGACATTTTCTTCCACGCCTTCTTTTCCAAATTGCTTAGTCAATTTTTAAGTGAAATTAGAAGCCATCATATTGGTCTTACAGATGCATCAGAAACTCAAATTTGTGAAGAGATGtagaaatagatgaaaaagTTATCTTTATGACATTAGAGTGGAGTTTCTGAAAGTTTTCTACTTCAGTGATTCTTTCCAATTGAGTCCTAATATTTGTCATAAAGATAATTTTTCATCTATTTCTACATCTCTTCACAAAATTGAGTTTATGATGCTTCTGTAAGACCAATATTGCAATCTAGGATCCTACCTGCAGCAAATATGTTATCTGGATTGTGAAGCTAGAACTaaaaattcctaaaaattcATGCTCAATTAGTTGAATGATGAATTAAGAAAGTTGAACATTGTGACCGTATTTTGTTTTCTAGAAATGCCAAAGTTTGTGTCTTGAGTTGTTTGTAATTTCATGTCACTAGCTTTTAAGTTTAATTTGTAATATATAAACAACACCTGTACTTGGATCTCAAGAAATGTAGTACTAATTTAGAATGAGAAAAGAACAGATTATTAAAACTGGTTGACTCTGAAAAGACATCTCAATTAGGTCAGTATAGTTTTCCTGTGGAGATTGAAACTCAAAGGTTGGCCTGTGGTCAATTCAGTATTTCCCATTGTTTGAATGTCCAAAGTTCCTATTCCATAACTTGGTCTTACTTTGAAGTAATCATGGTAAAACTACATATTACTGCAAACTGGAAGTGAGAGACTAGGGACTGTCTACATTGCTAAATTGTGTTCCTGAAATGAAATGAGATTGAAAACTGAGATGAGAGCATCTATAAACGTACTAGCTAAACTGTTGCTAGAACTGTCTCTGTCTGGGGACCTCTGGAACTTCATTGaatatcttaatttctttaCAACGGAAAACTTTGAGGAAAAATAGCTTGCAGTGTATATCTTGTTTTAGCACCAAAAGTGTGAATATATTAATCTAGTTTGTTGGGACCATAAGAAATATCTAGGGAAGGGTTATTGAATTGAACCAATTATCTAGTTTTAGGGAACCTGATAAAAAGGTAGAGAAACTTTTGTACGAAATTTCATCAATAGGGGCACATATGGTGcatagggagactacttgttTCGATGTGAGTTAGTCCccttaacatgaaagaaaaaagaaaatttctgAAGAAAGTAATGGAAAATGTTTCTGGGCGACAAAAGGATGATTGTAGCGTGAACATTGCTGTGAATTGTGTTGGCCTGAGAAAATGCTGGGAAGCATCTAGATTATTTGAAGTATTTGCTGAGCAATTGTCATTCTTAAGTCAGTGTCAAAAGTGAGGTGCAGAAAAAAATGTTGAAGGGATTTAGCGAATAAACAACAGGCATTAAGGAAGAAGGTGCAAATCAAGTGAaagatgaaaaatatatatgaagttTGAGGATAATAATTATAAATCTAAACAATTATAGAcacaagaattgaagaaaaaggaCAATTAGGTTTTCCTGTTGAAATGGGACTACATCAAGGATCGGTGCTGAGTCCCTTTttttttgccttggtgatggatgagctgacacGGTCTAATCAagaggaggttccatggtgtatgctatttgaTGATGACATAGtgttgattgatgagactcaaGACAAAGTTAATGATaagttggaggtttggagacaaactctggagtccaaagggttcaaattgagtaggaccaaaacagaatacttggagtgtaAATTCAGTGTTGCGGCGGATGAAGAGGgcatggaagtgaggcttgccactcaACCTTTCCTTGGAGTATAAATTCAGTGTTGCGAGGGATGAAGAGGGCATgaaagtgaggcttgccactcaACCTTTCCCCAAGATAGAAAGCTTTAAATACcttggatccatcatccagaGTAGTAGGGACATCAACGATGATGTCACGCATCGCATTGGGGGGCAACATagatgaaatagaggcttgcctctggagtcttgtgtgataagaaggtaccatctaaacttaaaggtaagttctacagaatggtTGTTAGACCGGCGTCGTTAAATGGAGTGAAGTGCTGGCCAGTCAAGAACTCGCATGTTTAGAAGGTGAATGTTGTGGAGATGAGGATGATGAGATAGATGTGTGGACATGCTAGGAGTGATgggattaggaatgaggttattcagAAGAAGGTGGGAGCGGCTTCTGTGGttgacaagatgagagaagcgagactgagatggtttggacatgtgcagaggaggggtGTTGATGCACCAGttaggaggtgtgagaggttggatTGGGGGTTATGCGGAGGGGTAGGGATAGGccaaaaaagtattggggagaggtgataaGACAGGATATGGCACAACTTCATATCACCggggacatgaccttagatagaaaggagtggaggtcgcgaattagggtagaaggttagtaggagtagaaggctagtagaGACAGAATGATATCTTTCCTTGTGACGGTTTAGGattggtcgtaggtctaggcatGCCAGTATAGTTGTTATTGCCTCTTGATCATCACATTAttttgctattgttattgttcttgtcttgtataTTGGTTTCTCTCTCATATTTGGGGCTgatacttttgagccgagggtctttcgaaaacagcctctctatctccatgagatagtggtaaggtctgcgtacatcctaccctccccagacccaacttgtgggatttcactgggtatgttgttgttgttgttgttgttgtattctgCTGGTTGGTGCCGCTCTCATCAAGACAGAGCCCATGGGTCATAAGACAACCTTTACTGCATTAGTGCTAAGCACACGCCGTAAGCGCAGCTTTAGCGAGCCTTCGACTACAAAGTTACTAAGGAGGTTGATTAAAATTATCTCACTGAAGTGTTTTAAACCTTTCTCAAGAGCGTTTCTTGTAACTAATACATCTCCTTCCCACTTAGGCTGTGTATTCATGTCGTACACCAGTTGGATGCTGGACATGTGCTCAAACACAACAAATTGTGtcattctaaaaataaaattggagtCTTACTACCTAATTTCTATCTTCTTTTGTTGATATGTTTTTCTTCGAGGCAGAAAACAagtgaattttttgaaaaagtcTTAATCTCAATCCCTTGACCAGGAAAAGAGCGAAATCTTCAATCTCCTGTACTTGACTATGTCCTATATAAGTCGGGAAGAGGAGGGACTTCCTACCAGGTTGAGactttttaattctttttatgctCCATTAGTACTCTAAACTATTTGCACTAGTTATTTAATCTTTATTTGTGTGGTGATCTGTTAATTCTgtcatttttgatttttttggaatttatgaaattgatgaaatgaCCTGTGTTCTAGTAGTGCTACTCTAATGCTTTTGGATATGTTGAGGCTGTGTAATAGCATAGTTTCCTCTTTGTGCCGTGCGCCCGTGCCTACAGTTTTTAATATCGGATGCATTTCTAGTGTGTCTCCTTGATAAATTCGCACCTCTTACATCTTTGCCTATGAATTCCAATGCGTTGATGTGTTTTTCCTTTATATATCCTTACTGTGTTAGTGTTGTGCAGCTGCCTGTATGACGTGGGAGTTGGCAGAGTCAGGAAAGCACTTCATCACTACAATAATTAATGGTTCTGATCTGGTGCCCACATTTTCAACCGCTTCTATAGATGTTCTTCGTTCTGAGGTTTGACACATTACTCACATTCAGATACTTCAAAATTCTCATTTTGGACCTGCTGTGATTTCTAActtcaaaataatcattttcAGGTAACTGCATCATCCTGGGTAAATGATCTACGTGACCAAGTTGAGCGCAATAGA
This window encodes:
- the LOC129887328 gene encoding uncharacterized protein LOC129887328; translated protein: MAATTIATAAGAVVLLYYVLSRRLTAKDGEEEETGDYSKAPSRSIKRRLSRRPAQAPATWLETISTLSETLRFTYSETLGKWPIGDLAFGINYLIRSQGNAPVASIYAGESCVQLKGDEIIAQLYHYLRLVTLCMLFSKKPFPVFLESAGYSQEDVLLQKPKAGLLKPAFTIIKDRNLNCFLLLIRGTHSIKDTLTAATGAVVPFHHSVLDDGGISNLVLGYAHCGMVAAARWIAKLSMPFLVKVLEENPEYEIKIVGHSLGGGTSALLTYILREQKELSSSSCVTFAPAACMTWELAESGKHFITTIINGSDLVPTFSTASIDVLRSEVTASSWVNDLRDQVERNRVLKVIYRSATALGSRLPSIAIAKARVAGAGVLLRPVSSSTQVVMKRAQDVAQAVVKTRSSLSSWSCMGVRRRVVSPSANSKPDDFSEAPLIAPRTCETFVSEVVSGVPDGTKAEYCSSSSASGQDETDEEEDAAGVDKAIGTTAIEEDITEGELWYELEKELQRQEREAAVHDQEAAAAAEEITEEEKVLADAAENQTPISPLDVSDNHHFYPPGRIMHMVSIPSTEASDLDHDGPTEDHVGIYETPRELYSKLRLSKTMINDHYMPMYKKMMELLIRELENELDCDCES